The Leptidea sinapis chromosome Z, ilLepSina1.1, whole genome shotgun sequence genomic sequence cATAATAActgaaatacatttatttgtgcATAATTTAATTTCTCTCGCGCTAAGTTCTCTATAAATATAGCACAACATCTATATTACGGGACGAGtgaatacaaaacaaaacacatcaataataattattctattcATAAGACACAGTAGATACTGCCTGGTTCTTACACAACCagaccccccccccccaccACGGGGTATACTATTATACTTGTAAGTACTTATGGCTCGAATCATTGGAGAAATTAActaattgttttaatgatttccTCATgatataatactttattatatattaactattatataatatggatatattatttatattacctatGAACATACTTTGGAGCTACACTCTTTTAGATCACGCCTACCTTACTATAATGTAAATCTCAAAATATTagctatattttaattaaaccgAGTCATCAATGTCTTAATAAAACATTGCTTGTACGCACACGATGGTATATCCGGCAGTATTccacattatattttgtataattaccGGCGAACGATCGCACTGATCTGTTTATCGTCCTTTACGCAGCAGGTTATAGATTGAttcataacaattaaaaaaagtttggaAAACcgttgaccctaaaggccatccctgcaacttcccgctaattccttACAcacttcaaattgtacttataacggtaacataatttgtgttattttgagcACAAAGAGTTAGCTGTTCTATGTTTGAAGTCTGATAGAGTTAAGTAATTCTGAAAATCATGtcttataaaagtttaataaaacacaagaTTAATAAAACATGAATTTTCAAATGGCAATaactatttttctttaattgttTGAGATTTCTTAAAGTTTCTCGCCCCttcgaatggcgccaaccgtgatcggtcgagccgtttaaAAGTTATAAGGGGACTCCACCATCACGGGAACAGTCGGGGATGTTTTAAGGTCctaccttaaaacgtcgagatctgatgaaaactaaATTTTCGAAAAAAGGGTAAAAGCAATAACTTGccgatttaaaattaaagaaaactaATTATCTACggtaaaaaaacaataatatctaAAACGTATATGAAAAATCTGCTCATTCGAAACAAACTTTTCGTACCAAACACACTTTTTGTACAAAATCACATAAGTTATCCGTTTATGTGATAACTGAACTTATCGTCTCTATAATACTACTATGCTTGCGTATTAGCCGGCGACACCCTATAGGTAACTGGCACATCGCCATGTCGTGTGCAACACACAATAAAACATacaattgttataatatttgtggGTTTGCGACTAGTTCACTTGTACAATAATGTAATACTAGTGAGTGTACGTGACTACTCGTGTCTAATACTACCACTAGTAGCTCTACCATTACACTCCGACTGTAGATTTGATACAGAGCTGCGTGTGTGACTCTCATGTTGACATATGAACAGCGAACTAGACTTTGTTCAGACTTAGATTCGTAAAACTTTCCTGTTTGTGATAAAACTCAAActtcttttttataatcgcCTGTTTTAAAGTTTAAGGTTAAGCTCAGtaaaatttcagctgtcaaatgataataaaaacgaaataaaaggtTACGTTAAGCTTACACTTAGCTATgtcttacgtaagtaaagtctgagcaaactcTAAGTACACTCTATAGCCTTAGATGCAGCTTGCTTGAGCAATGAGCTTCTTCAAGTAAAGTAttacttttattgaatcaaCACCAATCAACAATACTGCGATTTACCAATATTGCATTAGTTAAAGCGgtagtatttattaaataataacagcgTTAATATATCGCTCcatatacctacatattatatatgtatatgttatatataattagCTAACTAACACTAAAGTATCTGTTGTTGTACTGATATGATGAATGTTGGACACACGCCTACACCAGGTCGACCAGGCTTATACACAAACTAGACGACGTTGACATAAAGATGGGCACACCCTGCCGCGCGGCGTCCCCTTGCGGTGTGCCACTCACTAGGTGTTCAGTTagttctaataaataaaaaaatattttaactcgCTCTACATAGTACTCAATACTACTacgaaattatattttgtataacagTTGAGACGTATAATCCACCGTTCGTTGGGAATCCTTctaaaatctttaattttaagtaGTATCTTAATTAACACGTATAACTATctcattcaaaacaaaataacactcgtaaatatcgtaaaataaacgTCACATTAGCTCCCAAGGCCTATTACCTACTTGTGGGACGGGGCTTATTTGTTGAGCAACTGtaaaacagaaaataaaaatattgtcgaCTGCCAAACAAACCGACCGGTCGCCAGTGACGGAGCACAATGTTTGTAGCGGCGGCGCGCTCAACACAAGTGTATGTCGATGTGCGAGGTGTCAGTATCCAGCTAGATGTGAGCGGGGCGCGCGGCGGAGTGGCTCAACGCCGCCAGAACGTCGTGCCGCAGCCGCACGTACAGTCGCCCGCGCCGCCACGGGTTCTGGAGTTGGAGCGGCCGGAAGTCGTCTCTGCGAACATCGTACGAACATCACACTACTGCCACTTGAGAAAATTAAATGGTAATTTACTCATGTGCTACTGCCGGTGTATTGTATTGTTTAGGTATTTTATTCCTTTGCACTTAATAATATACACTTCATAATAACGCATGCACATTGTAAACAAAACTATTAAGAAGcattgacgttcaataaacaactagactcaccatcacgctcaaaaattgtctgaagccaaactctgcctacgcgtctttTAGGCAAAGTTTTCATTCTGTTgcgttttgaccgcgctttgaatacaacgccacgcaatgacaaagtgttcagtgaaaaactgtctaaataacagcatatccaaacttgaaagggatggagtgtcgtattgcAAGTAAGTgccctttatttttttttaactaaatggCTACACTCTATATTGTATGAAACAGTAATATACGTTGACATATCCTCTACATCCACCTTCTGGAAGTGAACACAGCATGCTTTTAAATGTGTTCtagatttaatataaaactaaaaccaACAATTTAAGCTTAAGATGAACACAATTCCACCCCACAGACCCCAAGCCAATAAACCGCTTTTTCTAGCAGAAGTCTTCTGAACCTAAAGACTGACGGATTGAATATGTCTACCTCCTGACAGACTACATTATACAATGCAATCATTATAGAACAAATGTGATACAAACAAGCATGTTGACCATAGTTTGTGCGTGTGCGACAGATTACTAGAGACACAGATTACTTGAATATCAGAGATGATATAAAAATTGCAGTGTACCTTTTCTAACATCTTAATATTAACTTTCTAAGAAGGGTTCCACACCGGACTGTAATACTCTAAAAGACAATCGCAGATCGAATTAAGATCACTTTCTAGTATGATCGTATTTTCTGTACAtcgattttttcaaaattttttaagtCGTCTGCAAACATTCGAAATTCACAAAGAACAAGAAAAAAGGGGCCCTAAATGGGAGCCCTGTGGAACCGCCTGATGGCACGGTTCTTGTTATTGACTTAAAGCCACGGATCTTTACAATCTGGGAACGGTTCTGCAACTAAGATTTGCACCACCGCAGTACAGAGCCACATATTCCTGCGTGACCAAGTTTTTCTATGAGAAGTTCAAAGTCAACCACATCGAAGGCCTTAGATAAATTAGTGTAAATAGCACGCTATTCGTGGCCATCTGTGTAAGCTTGAGTAATGTCACTAACAAAATTCAATGTAGATAGAATGGTAGTGAATATGATGTGTTTTTGATCTACCAGCTAGAAATCCTTGCTGTTGGGGTATGAGCAAGTAATTCAAACAGTTTACCGATAGCAGACGAAATTGAGATGGGCCGGCAGTAAGTAATATCTCCAGGATCTCCCTTCTTATGTGCGCAACCTTCCATCTTGAGAGGAAAGTTCCACACAGTAaagacttattgaaaatcattcGTACCGGAATCTCCGCCAATTTCGTGACACAGGCATTTAAGAAACTAGGAGGTATAGAATCTGGACCAGGAGCTTTATTTGTCATCTGAGTCCGTGAAACGGCATAAACTAAGTAACGTGTGACATTCGACGGTTTCTTGGTGTTTAGTTCTTGGTTTTGGGTCATGCTGATAGGTTTCCACTCAACCTATCAGCATTCtggaaaaaaaattggcaatccGCTTGCCTCCTTGAATGCTTGGATATAAGTAAGTCATTTCATCCGGTATATTGTTGCTATTGGATCGTAAATATTTTACGAAAGACCAACAATATTTAGGATGcttcttaattaaatttttggctTCTGATTTCAACCGTTAAAATTTTGTCACATCTCTCGCGGAGCAACcgatatgtaaataaataatcccTAGGATTGCCATACATTTTAAATCTATGACGATACTTTGCTTTTCCTTCAAACTCTGGGTCAACGATCGACTACACCAAAAGTGGAAAATTGCTCCGACCTTTCGTAGTTATTGGAACATTCTTATTGATGATAGATGTAAGTATGTGATAGAAAACATCTACTGTCTCATCGACTGTTAAACTAGGATCGAGAGTTTCTTCCCAGTTAATGTTATCCAACTCGATTCTATTCATGTCATGAAATTAGGCCTGGgtgtatttttaattcaatttttggGGGTCTCTATGTTTAGACCACAATATTAACGGAAAAACCGTAATACTAGAGCCGGTTGATGCGTCTCCAAATCCACTAGTGGGATACCCGGGGTCACTGACACGAGTTTCAGTGAGTTTGAAATAACTCGATCTAAGAATCTGCCATTTAAGTTTGGTATTGCACATGTTTGGTGGAGATCGTTGTAAAGAAAGAGCATCGTTAAGCAAGACGTCCGTGTTATCTGTAGGAGGGCTAGGGATCAGAGAGCATAAGTTAAAGTCTGTACTGTGAGACCAGTGGAGGTTATTAAAATCATCTACTAAGAGAAGTATAGATTCTATTGATATTTTGTGTTGTATGACATTAGTTacattattcaattaattttctaaAGAATCATACTTAACGGGAGGAGAAAGGTATaacatacaaatacataatttcACTTATGAGCTACCCTGGCCAAACTTAATCCTAATCCATAGGTTCTCATAGGAGTCTCACTTCAATTTCCTAACGGGGGCATGTGTTTTGTGGACTACTATGAGGATCCCATCTCCCTCCACTTTCTGCGAGACTGTCGAGTATCGCTCTCTCTTAGAAACAAAGTATCTGCTGTCTATAAGTTAATGGCCATAAACAGACTCATTTAAGTTTGTCTCGGATAATAGAATAACGTCCAAGTCTTGTTTTAGTTTCAGTTTTCCTCGTAAAATATGTGCTTTGGTTTAAGATTACAAATAGGTTTAGTTAATGAAAACATTTGACAAAACATTTGAGGGAGTTTAAGAAGTCCGAGTCTCTGAGTACGAAAATTTTGGAATTAAcatcctttttcataaaaaaactttccACCTCGAAACCACACAAACACGTACTACTTATCTTTTGAAACTCTACGGGCAGTCGCGTGAAGAATTTTGTTGTCTGGAGAAAGATGCTATCACACGTACACTGGTTTTTACTTCAAGCGAGCCCCAGttgaattaacaaaattatgtaacttacttgacgtttttaatcattttgaaaaaatcatttcaaaaaaattacatttcaattgtgaaaacaaattgcttaaataaaaaacatcgcTGTTGAGCTtcttatgagcgtatacaattgactttgaacattactgccacgaaataaggtgctaatttcaatgttttaatgttatctgtttaagttaatttttacgtatatacaacgccgcttgGACATTTTTGACGGCTTTTTATTAGGCAGTTGGGAGTCTGGTTGTTTATAGTACGTCAATGTtaagaatttataaaattagttcATGTACCTATAGGTCTTTGTTAAATAGGACATCATACAATATTGGTATTGTGACCGtttgttgataaaaaaaaataataaataactaacaCGTTTATAAACTTGTTGACTATCCTAAAGTAAACTTGAGTGCGTATACTTGCGTAATGActattaacattatgattatcacagtttatAAACAGTTCGTGTTGTGAGTCACCTGAGACATCGCTCGCGCGCGCCGATTACCGCTACAAGACAGAAGTCGGGCAACCGCTGCGGCGGGTACACAGGCCCGGCGCGCCCCTTGAGCACGGTGGCCATGTTGAGCTGCTTGACCACCAGCTCGATGACCTCCCGGGCGGTGGTGCGCGGCGTCACGTGCAGCTTCAGGGACGTGCCCGCCGCCAGCCCCGTGTCGTATGCCGCAAACACCTGCAGCAGGGAGCCGCCACGTGGACAACCGCAATAGTACAGGGCCGCACAGATCAACACATGCAATAACACCCAGAGCTCAGGACAGTAAACTAGGCTGCGGCAATAAGTGAATTGTTCTCAAATCGAGGAGAGACAACAAAGTGCGATATCATTGACATGCAGATGAATTAGTGTAACAGATAGAATGATAGCCTTATGGGACAACGTCGTTTATAGGTTTTAAGTCTCGCTACACCTAAAACATGTTGATGTAACAAAAAGCGCGGGTGCTGACGGAATACATCCTCTCTTTATATCTAAACTTTCGAAAGAATTATCTACacctatatttataatttttaaaaaatcattatcaGAAGGATGTTTTCCTTCAATTTGGAAAAAGGCTCTTATTACTCCCATCAATAAATGAGGTGATAAGCACGATATACGACAGTATAGGCCAATCTCcaaattatgtataaaattgtaATGAACGAGTTGTCGGCGTTGATCACCCAACAAATATCACAAGAGCAACATGACTTCTACCGGGGAAGAAGTGTTGATACCAATCTTGTATTATTTACAGATTATATCCTTAATGCTATGGATTCAGGATATCAAGTTGATGCGGTGTATACGGATTTCTCCAAAGCTTTcgataaattaaacaatactacgctaattaataaattgtcgAAATTCGGTATACACGGTGACTTACTTCGTTGGTTGATTTCTTATATTTCCAATCGTAGCCAAGCTGTTGCACTAAAGGGTTATACATCTAGGTACCTTGAAATCTCTTCGGGTATACCACAGGGCTCACATTTAGGGCCTTTTATGTTTATACTGTACGTTAATGATATAGAGAAGTGTTTTAGAAACTCTCATCATTTGCTCTATGCAGATGAtacaaagatatataaaataatcaaatctcGAGAAGATTGCGTTCAGTTACAAACAGACTTACAaagatttgaattattttgtgaaaattacCAACTGTTTATAAATCCTGATAAATGTTAGTCAATAACATTTGCCGGAAacgtaatttaattgtttttgattACTTTCTTTCTAGTAAGAAACTACAACGAGTCAACAGTATTAAGGACCGAGGTGTAACCCTTGATTCTCAATTAAACTTTAATCTTCATATCGACAACATTTCCTCTAAGGCTTATAAGCAATTAGGAATGGTATTACGTCTGTCAAAACCATTTAGGCAACCAAATACACTCAAAATTCTTTACTACGCTTTCATCCGCAGTATCCTCGAGTTTGCTTGCGTTATTTGGAACCCTCAGTACGAGGTTCATATCGCTCGTATTGAAGGTATACAAAATAAGTTCTAAAGATCATTGGAATACCTGATTGGGATAATTTTTTCGATTATGCCACTGCGTTACAAAGGCACAGAATATCCCCACTAATTAACAGAAGAAATTATgtcgataatttttttctatttaaaattattaacagtaaGCTTGACTCAGCATCCTtgttaaatctaattaaatttataacaccgCGAATCTCCTCTCGTTCTAAGattacattttatgtatcaccttataaaagcaattatgcaggaaatacatttgtgaggcgctcttgtagtttgtacaataaacatcttactgaaattgatatattttcattaaatatacaaaaatataagaaaatagtaggtgatattatactcaatttaaaaaatttataactctaaataataaaatcattgttgttATGTCCTGTTCTTAACTATACTCTTATAGctgtttaaattttcgttttgtacattgtaattttgtagtttttacttgtggtttaaaatatctatgttgtttgttgttttttgttttgcattattgtccattgtaaacataattagtatttaatttacggaactgttttgtcttctagcatatgtatatttgtaactcactattgtaaaatactgttttgttcctgaataaataaataaataaatatatctgaaAGACTGATCTCAAACGCCTCTCTATAAATGAGGTAAACAAGAAGATCAACTCCAGGTTGATGATCTGACTGATGATCGACTCTATTACTtttgcctccacgggtaggatgcaaaaataaactatatttgaTCCTAATCTGTAGACCTTTAGCCATTTAAAGCGCGCGAACGGCAAGGTGCTTCGGATTAGGCAATGGTCAAATGATCTCAAAGGATGGTCATGTCAAACCATCTCCATATGTGAGGTCAAcagttattttaaaagaaaaaacatatttaggTTATTCCAatgccaatattaaaaaaagaatagacATGCGTCAGCttctatataaattgaaataaaaatattattgctcCTCATTTTCAATGGCCTACACACAAAATACTACTGGCTCATACCTGCAGGATGCCGGGCTGTTCACGCTCGGCCCGGCCGTCCGCCGTGCGCGCCACCTTGTGGCCGAGGGTCTCCGCCGTCTCCATAAGCGGCACTCGCTTCACATTGCGCTCCCTCGACTCGCCTTCGACGGCATCTGCACTTGATTGCTCCTCATCAGTCTTCATGTTATTCATACTTTTCGATGGCATCACTCGGTTGGTCAGTGGATTTAGTTTAGGCACCGTGGTACAGCTTTGTGTTTCCGAGTCACTGGACAAACTTTGGGCGGATTCATTGGACTTAGCCGTTCTCGTGCAGAGCACGCCGCCCGGGTGGACACCCCGCACGGTCAGCATGGGGCTCGAAGAGGTTGACAAGCTTGCGGTGATGCTCTGCGGGCGCGGACGGGGCTCTCCGTTTTCATTGCTCGTTTGCAGTACCAGAGTGTCTTCGCTGCGCGACGGTGGCAGGCGCCCAGTCGCGCTCTCTTGTGAACTGCTGGACATCACGTCGGACTGGGCGTCCCCGATCATCACCCTGCGCTGGATGGACTGCGAGTCCGCGCTGCCTTTCCGTGGATATTTACTATCCGCGTCCAGATATTGAGAGCTGCTCAAGTTTAGGCTCGAGACGGAAGTTTGTCGCGGAGCCAGGCTCAGCTGTTGATCAGATTTGCTGAATTCTGCGTACAGGTTTGCACTTCCGTTTCCAGCCGGTCCTGGCCACGAACCTCGACCCGGAGAGGTTTTAGTTATTTTTCCGTCTCGAGCAGGGATTTGCAGAAAATCTAATTTCTGGTCTGAGTCTTTGGTGTAACCTGTAATATTGGCGGACGGTTCATTCTCTAGTAAGTATTTCAGCAGAATCCCAGAGCTGGAACTTGTTTTGTCTTTATCTCTCGCAAAGCTAATGAGATCCATGAGCCAACGCTCTGACTTCCACACTACGGTTAAACTATTTTGCAAATCTTCCAGCTTGGCGAGTCTATCTTTAGCTGTCTGCAGCTCGGTGCTGGAGAAAGCTTCCCTCTGCGCATGAGTCGCGAGAGCTACATCCAACTCCAGCAAACAGCTCAGTCTGGAATATCTGTTAAGAATATTAGAGTGGTAGGTCTGCAGGTGAATCATCTCGAATGCTTGGATGGGCAGACTAAGTAGATCCCCCTTTTGGAGGAGTATCTCTCTCTGCCCGGGCACGGAGCAGGCCTGCTCCGCAGGCGGGCAGATCATGATGAAGCTGACATCGCCGCTGAACTCGATGACCTCTAGATCATAGACGCGGTGCAACAGTGCGTCGTGTTCGTTGATGTCCATATCTCGCAGCAGGCGCCTCGTCGCCGTCGCCAGCTGCTGCACGAACATCAGCTGGCTCTCAGAAGGCTTGTCGCTCCCGCTGACCGAGAGAGTGCTGCGGTGCTGTGACTCAATAGCTTTACAGGATTGATTTTTAAGGTATTCCCATTCATCTCTGCAAAATAAGATGcaaaatatgatataaattCCCAAGTAGGTGGTGTGTGTGTGCGCGTGCGTATACGTACCCGGCCACGTGCGGGTTGTGACGGACGCGCGCGTGCGGTGGCACGTTGGGCGCGCGCGCCGGCACTACCAGCCGCGCCACCTCCAGCGACGACTGCAGCTTGAGGTAGCCCACGTACAGCCCGCGCGCCAGCTGCGAGCGGCACACCTGCGGTCCCACGGAACACTACGATCATTGGCTGGATCGGAGCGGGGTAACAGCCAatacgttgtattttattttactaaatcaATTAACAGACTGtactttatttacttaattaaaaaggCTTATATCGAAAAAACTGGCCAAAAAGATCATAAATtgcactatatatatatatatatatactagcggcCCGGTACGTGCTTCACTACGTATaaagtgtaataataaaaaaaatatcggaacatcaaattcatttattcaaacaaaaaaaatattatatattgctagcaattttaaaacttaatccaaaatatttggataaacaatatcttttatttttccATTTTGAGCACGAATAAACAAACGGCTGGGGCTACCGACTCTGGAACAGACAACATAAAGTTAGCCATGTAAAAAACATGATTCCTCCAAATTCACACCACAAACGTAGTGTTTGTGGTGTGAATTTGGCCTTGTTAATGGACATTACAAATGATAAATGCACAGGATATTGTAATCGTTTGAACTCAAATGGCATATCAATTGGAATCATATATATCATAGGGATACGCGGTATCAAACAAACTTCTTCTTTTAATTTAGCAGTTAAGATCGTAGCTTCAATCAAA encodes the following:
- the LOC126978576 gene encoding uncharacterized protein LOC126978576, which gives rise to MQSSLPLRVLGQVWYKPVRDAGGTVVVSCVGRARGARAGALSSRWVPLHKLRRRPGGEEQAAADLLLASVPHQIHYHQVCRSQLARGLYVGYLKLQSSLEVARLVVPARAPNVPPHARVRHNPHVAGDEWEYLKNQSCKAIESQHRSTLSVSGSDKPSESQLMFVQQLATATRRLLRDMDINEHDALLHRVYDLEVIEFSGDVSFIMICPPAEQACSVPGQREILLQKGDLLSLPIQAFEMIHLQTYHSNILNRYSRLSCLLELDVALATHAQREAFSSTELQTAKDRLAKLEDLQNSLTVVWKSERWLMDLISFARDKDKTSSSSGILLKYLLENEPSANITGYTKDSDQKLDFLQIPARDGKITKTSPGRGSWPGPAGNGSANLYAEFSKSDQQLSLAPRQTSVSSLNLSSSQYLDADSKYPRKGSADSQSIQRRVMIGDAQSDVMSSSSQESATGRLPPSRSEDTLVLQTSNENGEPRPRPQSITASLSTSSSPMLTVRGVHPGGVLCTRTAKSNESAQSLSSDSETQSCTTVPKLNPLTNRVMPSKSMNNMKTDEEQSSADAVEGESRERNVKRVPLMETAETLGHKVARTADGRAEREQPGILQVFAAYDTGLAAGTSLKLHVTPRTTAREVIELVVKQLNMATVLKGRAGPVYPPQRLPDFCLVAVIGARERCLRDDFRPLQLQNPWRRGRLYVRLRHDVLAALSHSAARPAHI